From Desulfotignum phosphitoxidans DSM 13687:
GTGTTGCTTTTGCTGAGCCGGAAAAAATTTGTGTGAAAAATTTAAAAAATAGGGGTTTTCTCTTATTGACAATGCCGGTCGTTTGAGGTTAAAACAGTAGCCATTGTGAACAAAATAAAATCTATTCATCGTAATCAGGCAATAAACAGTAATTATGATCGACACCCATTCACACATTTTACCGGCACTGGACGACGGTGCTCAAAGCATTCAGCAGTCAATGGATTTCGTTATTCAGGCTGTGGATCAGGGTGTCAAGGTCATATTTGCCACGCCCCACTGCTGTGACGGGGTGTATGATTGCAAAAAAACAGACATTCTTGCTGCCTGGCAGGAACTGTGCCATGCCGTGGACCGGGCCGGTGTGGACATCCGGATTCTGCCCGGCGCGGAGATCCGGGTCAATCACGATCTGGTGGCCCGGTTTGATGCCGGTGATCTGCTGACACTGGGAAATACGGGCCGTTATCTGCTGCTGGAACTGCCGCCCATGTTTATCCCGCATGCGTTTTTTAAAATGATTCATCAGCTCAAAGAACGGGGGATTATTCCTATTATCGCCCATGCTGAGCGAAATCCCATGATTATGTCCCAGCACGGGCTGGCTGCGGATCTTATTTTCCAGGGAGCCCGGGTTCAGGTGACCGCCGGGAGCCTTACGGGTGATTTTGGGCGAGGACCCCTTAAAATGGCCAGAACCCTGGCACAGAACAACCAGATTTTCTGTCTGGGATCTGATATTCATCCGGGCAGAAAGTACCGCATGAAAACAGCTGAAAAAAAACTGAACAAATTAATTGATTCGGCCGATACATATCAAATACTTCAAAAGAATCCTGAACAGTTATCAGAACCATCTCCTGGTGCCGGGAACCATTCCCGGACCGGAAATATACGGGGTGCGATAAATTTTTGAAAATATTTTGATTTGGTAATAATCAAAAAATAAAAAAGGAGAAACCCTATGAAGATCCTCGTCAGACAAGTCCGATTGATGGTCCTGGCCCTGGCAGCCATGGCTTTGTTGGGTCTGGTTGCTGATCAGGCCATCGCCCAGCTGACCCCCCAGGAGCAGGCGGAGATTCAGGCAGCCGCAGCTGCTGGAAATTCCCAGGCAGTCAAAGAAGCCACCAAAAGAGCGGTCAAGCGGGCCGTCGCCGCCGGTGAAGACCCGGAAGCCGTCTCCAAACAGGCAACATCTGCCGCAGTGTCAGCTGCTGTCAACGCCGGACAGAGCCCTGCGGCTGCCGCCGAGGCTGCCGGTTCCGGTTCAACATCGGGTGCCGTGGAGGCCGCTGTTGAAACGGGTCAGGATGTGGCTGCCGTGACTCAGTCAGCCAGTTCAGGTGCCACCTCCGGCGCCGTGGAAGCTGCCACAGCGACCGGACAGGATGTGGCTGCCGTGACCCAGTCAGCCGGTTCAGGCGCCACTTCCGGGGCCGTGGAAGCTGCTGTAGCGACGGGTCAGGATACAGGCGCCGCCGCCAGTTCTGCCAGTTCAGGTGCTACTTCCGGTGCCGTGAGAGCTGCCGCCGCAGCGGGTCAGGACACAGCCGCTGCTGCCAATGCCGCTGCTTCAGGTGCTACTTCCGGTGCCGTGAGAGCTGCCGCCGCAGCGGGTCAGGACACAGCAGCCGCCGCGAATGCCGCTGCTTCAGGTGCCACGTCTGGTGCCGTGAGAGAAGCCGCCGCCACGGGTCAGGATACAGCAGCCGCTGCCAGTGCCGCCAGCAGCGGTGCCACCTCCGGTGCTGCCAGTGCTGCAGTTGAAACCGGCCAGGATAGTGCAACTGTATCCGGTGCCGCCAGTTCAGGTGCCAATTCAGGTGCCACCCAGGCCGCCCAGGAAACCGGCCAGGATGTCGAAGCTGTCTCTGAAGCCTCACAAACCGGCTCAGAACAAGGACAGGAACAAGCACAACAAGAACAGCAGCAACAGCAGCAACAGGAAGCCGAACCCGAACCAGAACCCGAACCCGAACCCGAACCACTACCAGAACCCGAACCAGAACCAGAACCGCCCCTGCCTCCGGATGAGCAGGATGCAAGTCCGGTTTGATCCGACGGAAAGAAGATCCGGTATAATAATCTTAAAGGGAATGGATATTCAATAATTACGAGGACTGGAGATTACCTATGAAATCGTTTTACCCCTACTATATCATCGTCAGTGTTCTGGCGGCCTTATGCCTTGTCCTGACGGGCAGCCCGGCCTTTGCCCAGGAGCGCCTGCTGGTCAAACCCCATATCCAGGTGGACTGGCAGTCAGACAGCAACTTTCATAAAGCGGAAAACGCAGAAAAAAGTGTGTATACCTACACGGTCAAACCCGGCATCAACTTAGGGTACACTACAGGCAAAACTCTGATGTCTCTGGATTACTCTTTCCAGCGCTTCATGTATGATGACCAGGATGAAAACATGCCCGGTCAATTGGATGCGGATGAATTTGACTACACCGCTCACAATGCCGCGTTCCGCTTCCAGAGCCAGGTGTCCCAGCGGGTGCTGCTGGGACTGGACAACACGTTTATCAAAACCCGGGATCCGGCCAGTGCCGATGCCAACGACAACAGCGTGGACCGGTACAAATACACCCTGAACCGGTTTTCTCCCGGA
This genomic window contains:
- a CDS encoding tyrosine-protein phosphatase produces the protein MIDTHSHILPALDDGAQSIQQSMDFVIQAVDQGVKVIFATPHCCDGVYDCKKTDILAAWQELCHAVDRAGVDIRILPGAEIRVNHDLVARFDAGDLLTLGNTGRYLLLELPPMFIPHAFFKMIHQLKERGIIPIIAHAERNPMIMSQHGLAADLIFQGARVQVTAGSLTGDFGRGPLKMARTLAQNNQIFCLGSDIHPGRKYRMKTAEKKLNKLIDSADTYQILQKNPEQLSEPSPGAGNHSRTGNIRGAINF